The nucleotide window CACACGTGAAATAGCGGATAATGGCACGCCCCGATTTGCAGCAAATCTGCCGTAGATGTGCCATTTCAGGGCATCATGGGGTTGGCTTGACATCAGTATGGCTTTTCGATTGACTGGTCCTGCAAGCCCCCCTTGATTGATATTTTTAACAACAAAGGTGTTGCATCATGTCGGTACCCCCGCGTGCCGTTCAGCTTAACGAAGCGAACGCGTTCCTTAAGGAACATCCTGAGGTTCTCTACGTTGACCTTCTGATTGCAGATATGAATGGTGTGGTGCGTGGCAAGCGCATTGAGCGCACCAGCCTCCACAAGGTTTACGAGAAAGGCATCAACCTGCCGGCCTCCCTCTTCGCCCTGGACATCAACGGTTCCACCGTCGAAAGCACCGGGCTTGGCCTGGACATCGGCGATGCTGACCGCATCTGCTACCCGATCCCCGACACGCTCTGTAATGAGCCGTGGCAAAAGCGCCCCACTGCCCAACTGCTGATGACCATGCACGAGATCGAAGGCGAGCCGTTCTTCGCCGACCCTCGTGAAGTGCTGCGTCAGGTAGTGAGCAAGTTCGACGAACTGGGCCTTACCATCTGCGCTGCATTCGAGCTGGAGTTCTACCTGATCGACCAGGAGAACGTGAACGGCCGCCCACAGCCGCCGCGCTCGCCAATTTCGGGCAAACGCCCGCAGTCGACCCAGGTGTACCTGATCGACGACCTCGACGAATATGCCGACTGCCTGCAGGACATCCTTGAAGGCGCGAAAGAACAAGGCATCCCGGCCGACGCCATCGTCAAGGAAAGCGCCCCGGCGCAGTTCGAAGTCAACCTGCACCACGTGCCTGACCCGCTCAAGGCCTGCGATTACGCGGTACTGCTCAAGCGGTTGATCAAGAACATCGCCTACGACCATGAAATGGACACCACCTTCATGGCCAAGCCCTACCCGGGCCAGGCAGGCAACGGCCTGCATGTACACATTTCCGTGCTGGACAAAGATGGCCACAACATCTTCACCAGCGAGGATCCCGAGCAGAACGCCGCGCTACGTCACGCTGTCGGCGGTGTGCTCGAGACCCTGCCCGCGTCCATGGCGTTCCTTTGCCCGAACGTCAACTCGTACCGCCGCTTTGGCGCGCAGTTCTATGTACCGAACGCGCCAAGCTGGGGCCTGGACAACCGCACCGTAGCGCTGCGTGTGCCAACAGGCTCTGCCGATGCCGTGCGCCTCGAGCACCGGGTAGCCGGCGCCGATGCCAACCCGTACCTGATGATGGCGGCCGTGCTGGCTGGCGTTCACCATGGCCTGACCAACAAGATCGAGCCGGGCAAGCCGATCGAAGGCAACTCGTACGAGCAGCTGGAGCAGAGCCTGCCGAACAACCTGCGCGATGCCCT belongs to Pseudomonas putida NBRC 14164 and includes:
- a CDS encoding glutamine synthetase family protein, which gives rise to MSVPPRAVQLNEANAFLKEHPEVLYVDLLIADMNGVVRGKRIERTSLHKVYEKGINLPASLFALDINGSTVESTGLGLDIGDADRICYPIPDTLCNEPWQKRPTAQLLMTMHEIEGEPFFADPREVLRQVVSKFDELGLTICAAFELEFYLIDQENVNGRPQPPRSPISGKRPQSTQVYLIDDLDEYADCLQDILEGAKEQGIPADAIVKESAPAQFEVNLHHVPDPLKACDYAVLLKRLIKNIAYDHEMDTTFMAKPYPGQAGNGLHVHISVLDKDGHNIFTSEDPEQNAALRHAVGGVLETLPASMAFLCPNVNSYRRFGAQFYVPNAPSWGLDNRTVALRVPTGSADAVRLEHRVAGADANPYLMMAAVLAGVHHGLTNKIEPGKPIEGNSYEQLEQSLPNNLRDALRELDDSEILNKYIDPKYIDIFVACKESELEEFEHSISDLEYNWYLHTV